In the Alphaproteobacteria bacterium genome, GCTTGCGGTCGCCGAGCGCCGCGTCGGCCGAAGTGAGCAGCCGATAACGCTCGCGATAGAGCGGCACCGAGGAGACGCGGCCGAGCGGTTCGTTGTCGAGATAGGTCACGCCGGCATCGATCTCGAGATTTTCGAGCTGATCGAGCACCTCGATGGAGGTGCGCGACATGATGGTGAACTGCACGTTCGCATGACGCTGACGGAACGGCGTCGTGAGGCTCGCGGTCATCGCCAGCGCGGTCGGGATCGCGGCGATGCGCAGGCGGCCGGTGAGGCCGTGGCGCAGCTCGTTGATTTCTGCGCGCATGGCGCGGCTGTCACCGACAATCCGCCGCGCCCAGTCCAAAACCCGCTCTCCCTCGGGGGTGAAACCGCGGAAGCGCGAGCCGCGATTGACGAGCAAAACGCCCATCTGATCCTCGAGCTGCTTCACGGCGGCCGAGAGCGTCGGCTGGGTCACGCCACAGGCCTCAGCGGCGCGTCCAAAGTGGCGCTCGCGTGCCAGGGCAAGGAGAAATTCAAGTTTGTCGATCAATGTGTTGGCGTCCGACGGAGAGGCCGACTTCTCACGCTTCTCTTACCATCAAGCCATAGAAAACGTCTATCGTTCAATCGTTGTTGAAGGCTTGTTCTTAATCAACTACTTCAGTGTTGTTCTAGTGAGAAGGGCAAGGAATGGACGCGCGTACCCCGATGGAACACGGTGGCTCGGGCCGGAAGAAGAATCATCCGCGCCGCACGCCGAAGGGCCGCCAGGTCGATCCCCAGGCCCTCGATGAAGTGCGCGCGCTGCTCGGCGACAAACCGCGCCGACGCGATCTGCTGATCGAGCACCTGCATCTCATCCAGGACAGATACGGTCACCTCAGCGCCGCGCATCTTGCGGCACTCGCCGCCGAGATGAAGCTTGCGCAGACCGAAGTGTATGAGGTCGCAACCTTCTACGCGCACTTCGACGTCGTGAAGGAAGGCGAGGCTCCGCCTCCGCCGGTCACGGTGCGCGTGTGCGACTCGCTCTCCTGTGCGATGGCGGGCGCGGAGACACTGCTCACTGATTTGCCGGCGAAACTCGGACCCAGCGTGCGCGTCGTGCGCGCACCCTGCATGGGTGCGTGCGACAGAGCGCCTGTCGCTGCGGTCGGGCACGTGCAGGTAATGAAGGCCACCGAGGACAGCGTGACCACGGCCGCGCGCAAAAGCGCACACGCACATCCGCACAAGCCGCAGGTCGGCTTCGACGCGTATCGCGCAGCGGGCGGTTACAAGCTGCTTGAGGACTGCCTCGCGGACCGCCGCACGCGTGAGGATACGATCAAGGCCGTCGACGATTCGGGCCTGCGCGGACTGGGCGGCGCGGGCTTTCCGACGGGACGCAAATGGACGCTGGTGCGCCAGTCACCTGGGCCGCGCCTGATGGCGGTGAACGGCGACGAGGGCGAGCCCGGCACATTCAAGGACCGGCATTACCTCGGACTCGATCCGCACCGCTTCATCGAGGGCATGCTGATCGCCGCATGGGTGGTCGAGGCGGCCGACGTCTACGTCTATCTCCGCGACGAGTATCCCGAGCTGATCGAAATGCTGCGCGGGGATTTCGCACGCGTAAAGCAGGCGGGCCTCACGAAATACACGCGCATCCATCTGCGCCGGGGCGCGGGCGCCTACATCTGCGGCGAAGAGTCCGCGATGATCGAGAGTATCGAAGGCAAGCGCGGCCTGCCGCGTCATCGTCCGCCCTATGTGGCGCAGGTCGGGCTGTTCGGCCGTCCGACACTCGAGCAGAACATCGAGACGATGTTTTGGGTGCGCGATATCATCGAGAAAGGGGCCGCGTGGTTCACGTCGCATGGGCGGCGCGAGCGCAAAGGCTTCCGCTCATTCTCGGTCTCGGGCCGCGTGAAGAAGCCGGGCGTGGTGCTGGGACCCGCCGGTGTAACCGCGCGCGAACTGATCGACGAATACTGCGGCGGCATGGCAGACGGCCACACCTTCAAGGGCTACCTGCCGGGCGGCGCGTCAGGCGGCATCCTGCCCGCCTCGATGGCGGACGAGCCGCTCGATTTCGGCACGCTGGAAAAATACGGCTGCTTCGTGGGTTCCCACGCGGTTGTCATTCTGTCCGACAAGGACGACATCAAGGCCGTGGCGCTCAACCTGATGCGCTTCTTCGAGGACGAAAGCTGCGGCCAGTGCACGCCCTGCCGCGCCGGAACCGAGAAGGCCGTCAAGCTGATGGCAACCGGGCCATGGGATGAAGCGTTGCTGAACGAGCTCTCGACGGCGATGCGCGATGCCTCGATCTGTGGTCTCGGCCAGGCGGCGCCGAACCCGCTGACCTGCGTGTTCAAGTATTTCCGCGACGACCTAACCAAGCCCCTGGGCCACTGGTGACACCATGAACGATACCAACAAACCCGTCGGCTACGGCCACGACAAGAAGGGTGCGTCAGGTGGCGACACCAAGGTCGAAGGCCGGCCGAACGTCGCGCACACGGGACCCGCCGACAAGGTGCAGGGCAAGGGCGCAGGCGACGAGACCATTGCGTTTATCCTCGATGGCGAGGAAGTCCACGCGCGCAAGGGCGAAACCATCTGGCAGGTCGCCAAGCGCCAGGGCACCGACATTCCGCACCTCTGCTACGCACCCGAGCCCGGCTACCGGCCGGACGGCAATTGCCGCGCCTGCATGGTCGAGATCGAGGGCGAGCGCGTGCTCGCGGCGAGTTGCATCCGCACGCCGAGCCCCGGCATGAAGGTGAAGAGCCAGTCGGACCGCGCCAAAACCGCTCGGAAAATGGTGTTCGAGCTGCTGATCTCCGACCAGCCCGACCGCAGCACTGAGGCGCACGATCCAGCGTCGAAGTTCTGGTCGTGGGCCGACCGCATGGGCATCGCGACAAGCCGCCTGCCCTCGCGCGAGAAACAGCCCGCACCCGACCGCAGCCACGTCGCGATGGCGGTCAATCTCGACGCGTGCATCCAGTGCAATCTGTGCGTCCGTGCCTGCCGCGAGGTGCAGGTCAACGACGTGATCGGCATGGCGGGGCGCGGCCACAACGAAAAGATCGTGTTCGACTTCGACGATCCGATGGGGAGCAGCACGTGCGTTGCGTGCGGTGAGTGCGTGCAGGCCTGCCCGACCGGCGCGCTGATGCCGGCGACCATGGTGGACGAGAACAACATCTATCTCGGCAAGCCCGACCGCACGGTCGACTCGGTCTGCCCTTATTGCGGCGTCGGCTGCCAGCTCACCTATCAGATCAAGGACGACAAGATCGTCGCGGTCGAGGGCAAGAATGGCCCCGCCAATCAGCAGCGGCTGTGCGTCAAGGGCCGCTTCGGCTTCGACTATGTGGCGAACCCGCAGCGCCTGCTCAAGCCGATGATCCGCAAAGACGGCGTGCCGAAGGTGCCGCACGAATTCATCGACCCGTCGAACCCATGGACGCATTTCCGCGAAGCCACCTGGGAGGAGGCGCTCGACCGCGCCGCCAACGGCCTGAAGAAAATCCGCGACCGCGACGGCGGCGATGCGCTCGCGGGCTTCGGTTCGGCCAAGGGCTCGAACGAAGAGGCCTATCTGTTCCAGAAGCTGATCCGCACCGGCTTCAGCACCAACAATGTCG is a window encoding:
- a CDS encoding LysR family transcriptional regulator, whose product is MIDKLEFLLALARERHFGRAAEACGVTQPTLSAAVKQLEDQMGVLLVNRGSRFRGFTPEGERVLDWARRIVGDSRAMRAEINELRHGLTGRLRIAAIPTALAMTASLTTPFRQRHANVQFTIMSRTSIEVLDQLENLEIDAGVTYLDNEPLGRVSSVPLYRERYRLLTSADAALGDRKRVTWAEVAKVPLCLLTPNMQNRRIIDGLLRGAGGGAQPTLESNSMIVLFAHVRTGRWASVMPAKLAETLGLTETLRAIPIVEPEAVHTVGLVVPAREPMTPLATALVAEAKRLAKTLEPALAD
- a CDS encoding NAD(P)H-dependent oxidoreductase subunit E, whose protein sequence is MDARTPMEHGGSGRKKNHPRRTPKGRQVDPQALDEVRALLGDKPRRRDLLIEHLHLIQDRYGHLSAAHLAALAAEMKLAQTEVYEVATFYAHFDVVKEGEAPPPPVTVRVCDSLSCAMAGAETLLTDLPAKLGPSVRVVRAPCMGACDRAPVAAVGHVQVMKATEDSVTTAARKSAHAHPHKPQVGFDAYRAAGGYKLLEDCLADRRTREDTIKAVDDSGLRGLGGAGFPTGRKWTLVRQSPGPRLMAVNGDEGEPGTFKDRHYLGLDPHRFIEGMLIAAWVVEAADVYVYLRDEYPELIEMLRGDFARVKQAGLTKYTRIHLRRGAGAYICGEESAMIESIEGKRGLPRHRPPYVAQVGLFGRPTLEQNIETMFWVRDIIEKGAAWFTSHGRRERKGFRSFSVSGRVKKPGVVLGPAGVTARELIDEYCGGMADGHTFKGYLPGGASGGILPASMADEPLDFGTLEKYGCFVGSHAVVILSDKDDIKAVALNLMRFFEDESCGQCTPCRAGTEKAVKLMATGPWDEALLNELSTAMRDASICGLGQAAPNPLTCVFKYFRDDLTKPLGHW